One genomic segment of Hydrocarboniclastica marina includes these proteins:
- a CDS encoding GGDEF domain-containing protein, giving the protein MSLKSGGRPLQNDDAGEILLELVDHLDAMIACWDSQRRCIFANDAYQHWFGIRRTELIGMTMEELLGPLYPQNLPFIDAAYQGQRQVFEREITTPDGQVRHSLATYTPRILGGTVEGIFVHVADVGPLKQLERQLREAKADAERAAHHDFLTGLPNRVLLKDRVNQALALSRRSGQKLALVSADIDGFKHMNDSHGHSIGDQILVKVARRLRDALREADSVTRFGGDEFILLLPGVESLQQVEVMVNRVLEEVRAPVEIGGAFLKPTCSFGIVVYEATPDRPDPEPDVLIAQSDKALYRAKLNGRDRYEIIQPTPIDYERTVLPSPASSRLEL; this is encoded by the coding sequence ATGAGTTTAAAGTCGGGGGGCCGACCGCTTCAGAATGACGACGCGGGTGAAATCCTGCTGGAGTTGGTGGACCACCTTGACGCCATGATCGCCTGCTGGGATAGCCAGCGCCGCTGTATTTTCGCCAACGATGCCTATCAGCACTGGTTCGGGATACGAAGGACGGAGCTGATCGGTATGACCATGGAAGAGCTGCTTGGCCCGCTTTACCCTCAGAACCTGCCGTTTATAGATGCCGCTTACCAGGGCCAGCGACAGGTGTTTGAACGCGAGATCACCACGCCTGACGGGCAGGTGCGCCATAGCCTTGCGACCTATACCCCGAGAATCCTGGGAGGAACGGTTGAGGGAATCTTCGTTCATGTCGCCGATGTCGGCCCGCTCAAGCAACTGGAACGCCAGCTCAGGGAGGCCAAAGCCGACGCTGAACGGGCTGCCCACCATGATTTTCTTACTGGATTGCCAAACAGGGTCCTTCTTAAAGACCGAGTCAACCAGGCGCTGGCTCTATCCCGGCGTTCGGGCCAAAAACTGGCGTTGGTGAGCGCTGATATCGATGGCTTCAAGCACATGAATGACAGCCACGGTCACAGCATCGGTGATCAGATTCTGGTCAAAGTGGCCCGGCGATTGCGCGACGCCTTGCGGGAGGCTGATAGCGTCACGCGTTTCGGTGGGGACGAATTCATACTGTTGTTGCCCGGTGTAGAGTCGTTGCAACAAGTCGAAGTCATGGTCAACCGTGTGCTGGAGGAAGTCCGGGCACCTGTTGAAATTGGTGGGGCTTTCCTCAAGCCTACCTGCAGCTTCGGCATTGTCGTTTACGAAGCGACTCCTGATCGACCCGATCCAGAGCCTGACGTACTGATTGCTCAATCCGACAAGGCGCTTTACAGGGCCAAGCTTAATGGCAGGGATCGGTACGAGATAATTCAGCCCACGCCCATTGACTACGAAAGAACGGTACTCCCATCCCCGGCAAGCTCAAGACTCGAGTTGTAG